The Geoalkalibacter sp. genome includes the window CGCGAACTGCCCTTGTTTCGCGCCGATGGGCTGATCTGTCCGCTGCCCGAATTCGCGCAAGCCGCCCGGGGTCTGGGTTTTTTCAACATCAGCGCCGATGCGGACGGCGTCCAGCGCCGCGCGCCCCTGCTCATCACCTATGAGGATCGGGCCTATCCGAGCCTCGGGCTGGTCGTGCTGCTCCAACTGCTCGAGGAGCGGCAACTGGTCCTTCAGGCAAGCGCCGCGGGTATCGACACCCTGGGGATCGGCGCCCGGCGGGTGCCCATGGATCGGCGCGGCAATCTGCTGCTGAACTTCGGCGGCGCGACGCGGCACATCCCCTACCTTTCCGCCGGCGACGTGCTGCTGGGCAAGCTCGACCCCACCGAATTGGCCGGAAAAATCGTCCTGGTCGGCACCTCGGCGGCCGGCCTGGAAAAAAAAGTCACCACGCCCCTGGGCACCTCCATTCCCGGCATCGAAGTGCACGCCACGCTCATCGAAAACCTGCTGCACGATCGGTTTCTCGCCCATCCCGCCTACATGCCGGGCGTCGAACTGCTGCTGGTGCTCGCCCTAGGGATTGCCTCGAGTCTGGTTTTCTCCTCGGCGCGCCTACGCTGGTCACTGCTGCTGCTGACGCTCAGCCAGGCGGGGCTCTGGTCGGCGGCCCTGGCCGCCATCCGCGGTCCGGGGATATTTTTCTCCCCCCTGGCGCCCGCCGCCACGCAAGTCGGTCTTTTTTCCCTGCTCATCCTGCTCAAGTTCATCGTGGCCGAGCGCCTGTCGCGCCGCCAGACCCAGGAGCTGGCCCAGGCGCAAAACCTCATGCTGCAATCGCTCTCGGCCCTGGCGGAAATTCGCGACAGTGAAACCGGCGGCCACATTCTGCGCACCCAGCGCTACCTTCAGCTGCTCTGTGAAAAGCTCTCAGCGCATCCGCGCTTTCAGACCTTTCTCGATGGAGAAACCGTCGATTTGCTGGTCAGGCTGGCGCCTCTGCACGACATCGGCAAGGTCGGGGTTCCCGACAGTCTGCTGTGCAAACCGGGAAAACTCTCCGCGGAGGAATACGACAAGATCAAGGAGCACACCCGCCATGGCCTCAGAGCCATCCAGAATGCCCAAGACCGGGTTGGTTCGCAGAGCGACCGCACCCTGAGCCTGGCCAAGGATCTGGTCTATTCCCATCATGAATGGTGGAACGGCGAGGGTTATCCGGAGGGACTTGAGGGCGAGAGGATCCCCATTCCCGGCCGCCTCATGGCGGTGGTGGACGTCTACGACGCGCTGGTGAGCAAGCGCGTCTACAAGGAGCCGGTTTCGCACGCCGAGGCCCTGGCCATCATCGCCGAGGGCCGCGGCCGCCAGTTCGATCCCGACATCGCCGACGCCTTTCTCGCCAAAGCGGCGGACATCCAGCGCATCGCCCGACAAATCTCCGAGCAGGAGCAGGGCTGAGGGCTCCGCGGCGACTTGGCCAATATCCCATCAATTTCAGCTATCTTGACAGGTCCGAGCCGGGGTTGGCCCTTGCTCTTCCCGGGCAATCGCCCGGTGGATGTTGAAATTCCACCCAACGCCTGCTATAAAAATCCTTTAAAGACTCAGCCCCACAAGTGGCAGTTATTCTTCAGGAG containing:
- a CDS encoding CHASE2 domain-containing protein, with the protein product MKPSRARQLVWVCGLLLTVLMAAAYIQRPPLLAHLDNALYDALLKTLPASDLDPRILIVDLDEASLAHFGQWPWPRGQVALLLEQIKRAGASLIALDILFAEKDRTAPEVLDEFIAHEIAALLGPRATLGRPEDGDRLLATVLKDGPFLLGYEFRFDGALSRFGGCLGEPPALMVLQARENSQRELPLFRADGLICPLPEFAQAARGLGFFNISADADGVQRRAPLLITYEDRAYPSLGLVVLLQLLEERQLVLQASAAGIDTLGIGARRVPMDRRGNLLLNFGGATRHIPYLSAGDVLLGKLDPTELAGKIVLVGTSAAGLEKKVTTPLGTSIPGIEVHATLIENLLHDRFLAHPAYMPGVELLLVLALGIASSLVFSSARLRWSLLLLTLSQAGLWSAALAAIRGPGIFFSPLAPAATQVGLFSLLILLKFIVAERLSRRQTQELAQAQNLMLQSLSALAEIRDSETGGHILRTQRYLQLLCEKLSAHPRFQTFLDGETVDLLVRLAPLHDIGKVGVPDSLLCKPGKLSAEEYDKIKEHTRHGLRAIQNAQDRVGSQSDRTLSLAKDLVYSHHEWWNGEGYPEGLEGERIPIPGRLMAVVDVYDALVSKRVYKEPVSHAEALAIIAEGRGRQFDPDIADAFLAKAADIQRIARQISEQEQG